The Candidatus Eisenbacteria bacterium genome includes the window GCCGCATCCTCGAGTATCCGACGCGCGCCAATATTCCGACGAAAGTCTCGGAGCAGCTCATCGTCGAGCTTTACTCGAAATAACCGGAGTCTCACGGAGGTAGGAGACCATTATGAAGTGGAAGAATCTGCAAATGCCGAAGAACGTCGAGGTGGACGACAAGGCCTCGACGAACCGTTACGGCAAGTTCACCGTCGAGCCGCTCGAGCGGGGATTCGGTGTCACGCTGGCGAACGCGTTGCGCCGGGCGCTTCTGTCTTCGCTTCCTGGCGCGGCGGTGACCGCCGTCAAGATCGACAGCGTCCAGCACGAGTTCTCGACCATGCCCGGCATCAAGGAAGACGTGCCCGAGATCCTGCTCAACTTGAAGCAGATGCGCTTCAAGATCCACAGCGAGGGGCCGAAGACCGCGACGTTCGACGCGCGGGGCGCGGGGGAGGTGAAGGCGGGCGACTTGAAGGCGGATCCGGATATCGAGCTGCTGAACCCCGAGCTTCACATCGCGACGCTGAACAAAGACGGCGAGTTCCGCGCCGAGGTCGAGATCGGCGCCGGGCGCGGCTACGTCGCCGCGGAGAATCAGCCCACGGTCGACCGCCCGATCGGGGTCGTCCCGGTGGATTCGCTCTTCTCGCCGGTCACGAAGGTCAACTTCGAGGTTGAGAACACCCGGATCGGCCAGCGCATCGACTACGACAAGCTGACGCTCGAGATCTGGACCGACGGGAGCGTGCTCCCCTCGGACGCGCTCGCCTACGCGGCGAAAATTCTGAAGGACCACTTCGCCCTCTTCGTGCACTTCGAGGAGGAGATCGTCGAAGAGGTGGAAGAGGAAGTGGACGAGGAGTTCCTGCGCATCAAGACCCTGCTCGAGCGGAGCGTCGAGGAGCTGGAGCTTTCGGTGCGCTCGTCCAATTGCCTGAAGGCGGCCGACATCAAAACGATCGGCGATCTGGTGCAGAAGTCGGAGCCGGAGATGCTCAAGTACCGCAATTTCGGCCGGAAGTCGCTCAAGGAGATCGCGGACATCCTGGCCGGCATGGGCCTTCACTTCGGCATGGACGTTTCGAAGTACAAACTCGGGGAGAAAATCGAGGCTGCCTGATGCGCCACCGCAAAGACCATCGTAAGCTCAGCCGCACCCACTCGCACCGCAGGGCTCTCCTCCGGAATCTCGTGACGAGCTTGATCCAGCACGAGCGGATCGAGACCACGCTCGCCAAGGCGAAGGAGGCGCGCCGTGTCGGCGAGCGCATGATCACCTTCGCAAAGCGGGGCGATCTCTCGGCGCGGCGCCAGGTGGCGCGATTCGTCCACGGCGGGGACAACGTCCGGAAGCTGTTCGAGACGGTCGCGCCCTGGTACGAGACCCGGAACGGCGGGTACACGCGCATCTTGAAGATCGGCCGCCGCCTCGGCGACGCGGGCGAAATGGCGCTCCTCGAGCTCGTGAAATCTCCCGAGCTGAAAGAGAAGCTCCGCAAGGAAGAGGAAGCCGCGGCGAAGGCCGCGAAGGCCGCGGGAAAATTGGCGCCGGCACGAGGCAAAGGGGCCAAGGAAGCGGCCGCGGAAGGCGCCGCGGCCGGTGGAGGGGTGGGCGGCGCGGCCGAAGAGAGGAAGGGCCGTGGCGCGAGGGAGAAGAAGGCGGCCCCCACGAAGCCCGACCGTCCCGGCAAGGGCGTGGCGCCTCCGAAGACCGGCAAGGCGCCGACCCGTGCGAGGCAGAAAGGGAAGTCGGGCGAGTAGCGCCTGAATCGCAGCGCCGTGGCGCCGCAGAAAATCGGATCGATACGGACGGGCGGGAGGCTATCCCGCCCGATTTTTTTGGCGGCGATCGCCACGGCGGTCGTCCTGGCCGCGCTGGGCGTGCGTACGACCGAGGCGGGTCGCCGCGATATCGCCGAGGAGACGCGCGCGATCTGGGTCGTGCGCTACTCGCTCAACACCATGGGGAGCGTGGACCGCGTGGTCGAGATCGCGACCCAGATGAACGCGAACACGCTGCTCGTCCAGGTTCGCGGCCGCGGGGACGCCTACTACCAGTCGGATCTGGCGCCTCGGGGCGAGGAGCTCGAGGCGATGCCGCGCGATTACGATCCTTTCATGCGCATGATCGAGCGCGCCCACGCGCAGGGGCTCGAGGTGCAGGCCTGGATCAACGTGTATTTGGTGTGGTCGGCGGGCCGCCCGCCGCGGTCTCAGCTCCACGTCGTGAACGCGCATCCCGACTGGATCGCCGTGCGCTCCGACGGCAAGAAACTCGTCGAGATGGTCCCGGAGGAATTCGAGGAGGAGCGCGTCGAGGGGATGTATCTCGCGCCGGGAAACCCCGAGGTCCGCCGGCACCTGCGCGAGATCGTCCGCGAGATCGTCACCCGCTATCCGGTCGACGGAATCCATCTCGATTACGTGCGGAATCCGGAGCCCGACGTAGGCTACGACACCGGTACCCGCACCGCGTTCATGCGCGAGTTCGGGGTCGATCCGGCCCAGATCGCCTCTCCCGATACCACCCTGCTTGCCGTGGTCGGCACGGAAGGCATCACGGACCTGAGGGCGCGCTGGATGCAGTGGCAGCGCGAGCAGGTGACGGCGCTCGTGCGCGACGTGAGGAACGACCTGGATCTGATCAACCCCAAGCTCAAGCTCACCGCCGCGGTGATCGCCGACCAGACCGCGGCGCTGAACCGGTATCTGCAAGAGTGGCCGACCTGGCTCCGCACCGGGCTCCTGGATGCGGCGATCCCGATGGCCTACTCGACCAACACCACCACGGTCGTGCGCCAGCTCTCGGCCGCGCGCTCGATCCCCACAGAGCATCATCTGTACGCCGGAATCGCGATCTATAACGAGGGGGCGCGAGATGCCGCGGACAAGATCCGTCGCGCGCGGGAGCTCGGCGTGGACGGGATCGCGCTCTTCTCCTACGACGCGCTGGCCGCGCGCACCGGCTACGCGCGGGCGCTCAAGACGTGGTCGTTTCGCGAGCCGGCGGAGCCGAAGCCGATGGAGTGGAAAAAATGATGCGGCCCCGGTAGGCGGGCTACCGGGGCCGGCGTTCCAGTGCAGCGAGGGCGCTAGCTCACCTCGCTCCCGCCATCTGCTTCATGAACTCCTCCTGGCCCTTTTTCATCTCTTGCGGCGAGACATCTTTGACATGGGTCGCGATCGTCCACTTGTGGCCGAAGGGATCCTCGAAGCTGCCCATGCGGTCCCCCCAGAACATGTCCGTGACGGGGTAGATCTGCTTGCCGCCCGCCTCGATCGCCTTCTTGAACGCTGAATCCACGTTCTCGACGTAGAGATAGAGGCTGATGGGACAGCCGCCGACAGTCTGCGCCGAACGTGAGCCCATTACCTCGTCGTTCATCATGATGATGGAGTTTCCAATCTGGATCTCGGCGTGCATGATCTTGCCGTCGGGGCCCGGCATTCGCATTCGCTCCGTCGCGCCGAGCGCCTTCTTGTAGAACTCGATCACGCGCGGCGTGTCCTTCACGGTGATCGACGGCGTGACGCTGGTGTAGCCAGGTGGGATTGGTTTCACGTTGGCCATCGGCGGAATCCTCCATGATTGAGTTGGGCGTATGTGCGGGGCGGTTGCGGCCGTCGAGAGACGGACGCTAATTATTACACCCTCCGAGATGAATTGCTCCATCGGGGAATCGCTTGTTTTGGAACCGCCGAAGCGGGCGGGGAAGTGCTTGCCCGGCGCAGGCGGCTTGGGGTAGAATTCGTGGCTCAAGTTCGGCGGCCGTAGGTCGATAAGCCGCTGAGCTTCAAGAGGTTGGGGGCCGCTTCCGAGATGTGTCGCGCCGGTCGCATTCGCCCCCTTCACTACCATTCCTGAGTAGCTCAATGGCAGAGCATCCGGCTGTTAACCGGAGGGTTGTAGGTTCGAGTCCTACCTCAGGAGCCAGATCACGGAAACGCGAACTTTTGGGGTTCGCGGTGAAGATAGCGGCCCCGGTGGCGCGAGCTGCCGGGGCCTTCTTCTATCTGTGCACCAGGACACGGCTTGGCGCGACGCGGTGGCCCTAGTTGGGCAGTTGGCGGCCGGATGGCCTGTTGGTGCTCACCTCGAGCACTTGCGCCCGGCAGGGCCCGTCAGCCACAATGCGGCTCTCTTGATCTCTGGCTCTCTGCCCAAACACACGAATCACCTGGTCGCCAGGAGTCCTAACGCTTAACGCTCCGGGTCATGCCCAACGACCTTGCCAAGGATATTCGGTACACGAATAAGGGGCGGCAAGGGGATGGGTTCCCATGTGAGATCCGCCTCGATTTTCTCGACGCAACGAAGACCCCCCGGAGCCAACCTCACGAATCCATCCATGGGTGATATCCGGCACGGATTGGGATCCAGCGGCTGAGCGTGGCGAGGAGAACCAGCTCGAGAACGAGCGCCGCGAGAGGTACACCCAGCACATGCTTGGCAGAATTCAGGGTGAGCTCCACAAGTCCATCCTGGTGCGTGAGGGTCGTCTTGTGCGAAAGCCGGCCCCATAGTCAACCCTTTGACTGGACGAGGATGAACCGCCCCGGGATTGCCGGAGGCTCCATTCCTTGAGAGAATGGAGTCATGGCACGAACGAGCAGGTTTTCCCCGGAGGTCCGGGACCGTGCGGTGCGAATGGTCCTGGAGCATGCAGAGGAATACGGATCACAGTGGGCGGCGATCAAGTCGATCGCCGAGAAGATCGGCTGCGCGCCGGAGACGTTGCGCAGCTGGGTAAGGCAGGGAGAGCGTGCTGCTCATTCTCGCGCTCGAGCTGCTTCAATCGTGCCCGCTCGTCGGTGGTCAGGCCCGGCCCCTTGCCGGCGTCAGAGGACCGTGAAGAAGGTCTCGCTCATCGCGTGAACACCAGTGGTGTGAGATGAAGCGCAAGCGCGTTGGCATCCTCGTCTTCCCCAACGTCGAGGTGCTCGACTTCTGCGGCCCGTACGAGGTCTTCTCCGTAGCCCGTCTCGGTGAAGAGCGGCGCTGCGAGGAGTCCTCGCCCTTCGAGGTCCTTCTGCTTGCCGAGAGTGCTGACCCCGTGGTGGCAACCGGGGGGCTGCGCGTTATTCCCGACGCGACGCTTGAGACCTGTCCGCCCCTCGACATCCTCGTCGTGCCGGGCGGATGGGGAACGCGCAAGGAGATCAGCAACCAGCGTGTGTTGACGTGGATCGCGAACCGCGCGAAGGAGGTCGAGACACTCACATCGGTCTGCACTGGCGCCATGCTGCTCGGGCAGGCAGGATTGCTCGATGGACGGCGGGCGACCACGCACTGGCGCTCGCTCGACTGGATGCGACGGTCCTTCCCGGCTGTCACGGTGGAAGACAAGTTTCACGTCGTCGAGGACGGCCAGGTGCTAACGTCCGCTGGGATCTCAGCCGGTATCGACATGGCGCTGCTCGTGATCGCCCGCTACTTCGGCGATGTAGTCGGTCGAGCGACGGCGCGCCACATGGAATATCCGTTTCCGGACGACAATGGCCGGCGTGTCTGAGGCCGCGCCGGTTGCTGATGCGGGCGGGTGCCGTCCAGATTCACGTCCGTGATTTCGAGCACGACCCCGACCGGTCGGCGCATCATCGATCTCACTTACGAGTCCCGAACCGACGCTGCGCCGAGCGCATGCCCGTTGTGCCGCGAGAGGAACTCCTCAGCGCGTTTCGCCGCCAGCATTTCCCCGATGGTCGCGGCGCCGAGCGTCGGGAGCGCGGATTGTAGGTTCACGCTAGTGTGATGTCCCAGCGACGGCTTTACAAAGTCGTTCGATCTTTTCGAGGATAGGGTCGGCCGTGGCGGTCCAGTCGAAGGGTCGGCCACGGCGGTTGTGGTGTTGTGCGAAGCGATCGATCTTGGCCACGAGGATCACGGCAAGCCCGAAGTCTCCTCGGCACGGTATACCGTGAGCGCTGCGAATTACCGATTTCAACTGGAGGTGTGCGCCTAATGCACATCCGTTTGGGCGGCCATTCCGCGCGTCGCCGTTTCAATCTGTCCGTTGAACAAGTTGGATGGGATTGTCATCCGGATCAGCGATCCAAGCAGCGTGCAGCTTGCCGTCAAGAAAGTCATGGGCAGGAGAGAGAACAGGCGCGCCCTTAGCAACTAAGTCGTTCAATGCGGCATCAGTGTCGTCGGTCCAAAGGACGATTTCGATCCAGCGCCCTTCTCCCACCGGTCGAAGGCCGTGGTGTTTTTTGGCGGCCTCCACTGTCGCGATTCCGAGGTTGAACCCATCCTTCGTGAGTTCGATATGGACCGGTTCGCCTGACGCCGGAGTGCGAAAAGACTCAACAAAGCCGAGTTCCGAATAGAATGCCACCGCCCGAGAAGGATCGCGCGAGTAGAGATTTATCATTGGAGCTCTAAAGGTGGGCATCGTTGCATCCTTCCTTTCCTGCCCCGCACGGCGGCGGGTATACGGATATGTATTTAGGGTGCGTGCAGGTGACCGTCGTAATACCGGCCGACAATAATGGTGAGCGGCAGGCCAATGGTGAAGATCAGAATCACCGTCGCCACGACGAGATGGGAGAGCGAGAACGGTCGCGACGGGACGTTGCTGAGCGGCACGACCGCCAGGTTCATGACAAGCGACACGAAGATGCCGTAGAGGACCGCGGTGGCCCATTTGCGCTCGGTGACCCTCCCGATCCGCGGATAGACGACAAAGAAGAACAGCGTCCAGAGGAGCGCGATCGTATAGTGGCATGCGAGGCCGAGCGCGGCCGACGCGGGGCCTTCGTGGAAGGCCCGGACCCCCAAGATGCCGCTCGCGATTCCCTGCAGGATCCGGGTCGCCGGGACGCCGACGGTGACGCCGTAGTAGACGATCGCTACGAGAATGTCCAGGGTGCCGGCGACGAGCCAGGCCGCGGCGATCGATCGGAGTACACTGCGGGGCTTCGACGCGCGCTTCTTCGCCTCGCTCATTGCGCGACCGCGTAGCGGGTGGTCGCCGCGACCAAGGCGTGGTCGAACACCGCTGGTCGTTCGAATTTCGGACTAGTCCGTGCCGCGTACACCGCCACAGTCGGCCTCGTGACCGTGTATCGTAACATTAGTGCATTGGGCCGCAAGCGCGTTGATCTCGCGATGCCACCGCCACGTGTCGCAGAAGCGCAGCGTGCTGGGAGGGGAATCAATGGAGAGATCAGACGCAATGTCGGTGATTTTGTTGTGGCTGTTCGTCATGAATCTCGGTATCGCGTTCGGCGCAGGGCTGTACGAGCACCGAATCGTCGTGTCCAAGTGGATCAGTTTCTCCCGTGAAACCGGCGCCCACTGGAATGCCGAAGCCGCCCGTCTGGATGACACCGGGCGAAGGTTCTGGGCGTTCGTCACGACGCTGCCGCTCACGCTGCTTACCCTGGCAAACCTGCTTGCTGCATGGCGAGCTTCGGGCGCCGTTCGAGGCTGGTGGCTTGCGGCGGGACTTGCTGCACTGCTCGACCGAGTGTTCACTTTCTCCTATTTCATACCGACGATGGTCGGGCTGATGGGAGCGACGGATTCACCGAGGTCGGTCTCGGTCGCGACACAGTGGTGGAACCTCAACTTTCTGCGTCACGCGATCGTGTTAGGAGCATGGCTGGCCGCTTTGAGGGCGTTCGCATTATTCTATCAACAGCGCGGATCGTGAGTTGGCTGGCGCTGAGTACGCACTCCGAGAGAAGCTCGAGAACCGCTACCGAACCAGTCCGGTCTTCGCGGAATCGGGCAACGTGATGGCCCGAGCGCGACTCCCGCGGGCCGCGGATGGAGATGGTGGCGTAGTCATGGAAGCTCGGATCCTGCGCGTCGAGCGCGCAGTAGAACGATGGCGACGGAGAGCGGTTGTCATGAATTCGAAGTCGCTGATCATGATCGGACTTGTGGTCGGATCCACCCTTGGAAGCTACGTCCCGACATTGTGGGGTGCCGGCTCGCGGCAAGCTCAAGCTATCTCCAGCCCGCCTCAAGGCCATGCGCCTCCAAGGCAGGTACCTTGGTTATATGCGCCACCTCAAGACGAGGGCGAAGGCGGAGGTGCGTGCCCTCCGCACGAAGAAGGGGTCAAGGCGGCGATCAAACGGGCACGGAAGCTGGCAGGCGGGTAAGGTGAGGAACCAATGGCCATAATCGATAAGCTGAAACTCTGGTGGGACGCGAAGCGGGCATCTGCCGTATCAGCGCTCGGCCTTGTGCTCACACTTGGGATTGCAGCGGCGGGCTGTGGTTCCAAGCAAGAAACCGCAAAGGGGCAGACCCTCATCGTTTCAAAGCAAGATACCATCAAGGGGCAGGTCTTCATCGTCACCCAAGGGCGCGAGAATGTAAAGCTCGGGTTGGTCACGGTAGCCTTATTCTCAGAGGCAGCCGTCCGAGATCACATAGCCGCGAGACAAGCAGTGGCGAATGCGAATCGAGCTGCCTTGCCGTCCAAAGTCTCTGAGGCGAAGGCTGCACTCGAGACAGCCCAGGCGAAGTATGAGAACGCTCTGCGGGTCGCAAATGCCCAAGAGGCAGCGTTCGACAAGAGGTTGGCGGAATATGAGTCAGTGCTCGAGGAGATTCAGGTTGGTAAGGCTGGGGCCCGAGAGTCTCTCGATAAGCCACCGTCACCGGAATCATTGAGAGTGAGAGCCCATTCAAGTCGGCTGGCCGAGGAGCGGAGCCTCAAAGAAGTGAGAAGGCGTGCGGGTGCGCTAGTCGCTCTTCAATCGGGCAGCGAGGTTTGGGATTCAGGGGCGTATTATTTCAGCGATCTGCCAATGCCACTTGCCACTGCGCAGACCGACGCGGACGGAGAATTCCTGATTAAAGTCCCGCCGCAGGGTCATTTCGTTCTAGCTGCCCGCGCACAGCGCCACGTATTCGGTGCCACCGAGGACTACTTCTGGCTTGTCCGAATTCCTGAGAATGCAAGGCAAGGCACGAAGATTCTGCTCAGCAATAATACGCTGACGAGAGCAGATTCGCCCCTCTCGCTCATCCATACCACGAAGTGACGTGTCTGACTCCCGGAGATCGGTCCAAAATAGGAGCAGATCTGCCTTCTCGATGCTCTGGACGGCGCGACGGGTGAGGGCGGGTGAGTCGATCTCGGTCCCCGAGCACGCGGAGTACTACGACCGCGGGCTGCACATGGAGATGGTGGCGTAGATGCCAGTGCTGCCAGACCTTCGAGATCCGTGCGACGCGTTAGACAAATTGGCAAGGGAGCGCCTTCGAGTACTAGGTGCTACCAATGATGTTGAAATCGTCGATCACTTTCTGAACTTTTGCATTACAGGCTGGGCTCTCGGTGACTATGTCAAACACGCCTTCCACCTCTTGGGCGCGGCAGAGCAGAACGCCTACTCCGTATGGCTTGGCAACCCCTTGATAGCAGCGTGTCGCGACATTGCGAATAGAACGAAGCACTTCCAGCTCGACAAGAAAGCTACAACCCGAGAGGTTCGTATTTCCAAGAGGGGCGTCGTAGACGTCTATGCGAATGAGAAAGGGGATCTGTTCCCAGAGCTCCGCGAGAACGCTCCAGTCATTGAGGTCGTACTCGATAATGGAACGCATCATGACATGTGGGAGTTCCTACACGGTGTCATCACTTACTGGGAGAACGATCTGCGGACTCGTGGCTTGGAGTGCCCTTAGGTTGAAGAGAGCTCCCAATTAGTCGTTCGTGAAAGGAGCCCGAATGCCAAGGGGCGGGAAAAAGGTCTCGATCGGAGGAGAGCTCGTATCAGCGCGCCGGTCACTTCGTGCTTTGGAACAAACGCCGAAGCGGTTGGCGGCGCAGGTGCGCAACATCGGCCGGAACAATTCCGCCACGCCGAAGGGTAAGCCCTGCCGCAAGCTCAAGTTATTGCCCGCCCGCCTCAAAGCCCTCCGGCTCCACGGCAAGTACTTGGGCTACCTCCGGCACCTGAAGCCCAAGCAGAAGGCGAAGGTGCGGCGACTGCGTGAGGAGAAGGGGGTCATGGCGGCGATCAAGCAGGCACGCAAGCTGGCCGGCAGGTAGGAGCGGCGGAGGTGCGTGCGTTGCGCCAGCGTCGCGGTGTTTAATGCAGCGATTGCCCACGCCAGTCGCAAGCTCAGGGGCCAATGATTGCCATGAATTCGAAATCGCTGATCATGATCGGACTTGTGGTCGGATCCATCGTTGGAAGCTACGTTCCGGCTTTGTGGGGCGCTGGCTGGCTGTCGATCGCCTCCGTTCTAATTGGAGGAATCGGCGGGCTGCTCGGCATTTGGGCCGGCTACAAGGTCTCCCGGCTTTGAGGAAGGCGGAGGTGCGGGCCCTCCGTGCGAAGAAGGGGGTCAGAGCAGCGATTGCGCGGGCACGCAAGCTCGCCACCTAGTCACGGTCGCATTTCGTGAAGTTAGGCACCGGAGATTTCGACTGGCGTATTGCATCCTGGCGCTTCACGGAAGCGTTAGCACCCTGCCCAGTTTTCTCCACGAACTGCATTTGGAAGGTGCCCCACTAATTCGCGAAGGAGCGTAGAGGCAAAGAGGCGGGGCCGCCGGCCAGAGCCCCGCTCCGAGGCCCGAATGAAGAGGCCGATTTGTTTGGCTTCTCCGAAGGTCGTTGATCTGGCGCGCGAGAATATGAGTGTCTTGCGCGCCCGCGTCAGGGAGACATACAAAAGCCTGCGCTGCTCCTCAATGAATTCTTCTCGCGTTCCCGGGTATCCATCGCGGTATTCCCCGGGGATCGCTTCATCGCACATTCCGAGAATATAGACGTGCTCCGCTGTTACGCCCTTCGCTCCCCAGAGCGTTGTGACTTGGAGCTGAACCCCCGTCTTAGGTACGAACGGCTCACGCGTTGCTACCAGGTAGCGCATTTGCCTAATTGCGTAGCGCATTAGGTCGGATACGTCGGACTCTGGATGGTCCGCTA containing:
- a CDS encoding DNA-directed RNA polymerase subunit alpha, giving the protein MKWKNLQMPKNVEVDDKASTNRYGKFTVEPLERGFGVTLANALRRALLSSLPGAAVTAVKIDSVQHEFSTMPGIKEDVPEILLNLKQMRFKIHSEGPKTATFDARGAGEVKAGDLKADPDIELLNPELHIATLNKDGEFRAEVEIGAGRGYVAAENQPTVDRPIGVVPVDSLFSPVTKVNFEVENTRIGQRIDYDKLTLEIWTDGSVLPSDALAYAAKILKDHFALFVHFEEEIVEEVEEEVDEEFLRIKTLLERSVEELELSVRSSNCLKAADIKTIGDLVQKSEPEMLKYRNFGRKSLKEIADILAGMGLHFGMDVSKYKLGEKIEAA
- a CDS encoding 50S ribosomal protein L17, translating into MRHRKDHRKLSRTHSHRRALLRNLVTSLIQHERIETTLAKAKEARRVGERMITFAKRGDLSARRQVARFVHGGDNVRKLFETVAPWYETRNGGYTRILKIGRRLGDAGEMALLELVKSPELKEKLRKEEEAAAKAAKAAGKLAPARGKGAKEAAAEGAAAGGGVGGAAEERKGRGAREKKAAPTKPDRPGKGVAPPKTGKAPTRARQKGKSGE
- a CDS encoding VOC family protein, producing the protein MANVKPIPPGYTSVTPSITVKDTPRVIEFYKKALGATERMRMPGPDGKIMHAEIQIGNSIIMMNDEVMGSRSAQTVGGCPISLYLYVENVDSAFKKAIEAGGKQIYPVTDMFWGDRMGSFEDPFGHKWTIATHVKDVSPQEMKKGQEEFMKQMAGAR
- a CDS encoding DJ-1/PfpI family protein, which codes for MKRKRVGILVFPNVEVLDFCGPYEVFSVARLGEERRCEESSPFEVLLLAESADPVVATGGLRVIPDATLETCPPLDILVVPGGWGTRKEISNQRVLTWIANRAKEVETLTSVCTGAMLLGQAGLLDGRRATTHWRSLDWMRRSFPAVTVEDKFHVVEDGQVLTSAGISAGIDMALLVIARYFGDVVGRATARHMEYPFPDDNGRRV
- a CDS encoding glyoxalase/bleomycin resistance/dioxygenase family protein yields the protein MPTFRAPMINLYSRDPSRAVAFYSELGFVESFRTPASGEPVHIELTKDGFNLGIATVEAAKKHHGLRPVGEGRWIEIVLWTDDTDAALNDLVAKGAPVLSPAHDFLDGKLHAAWIADPDDNPIQLVQRTD
- a CDS encoding DUF1772 domain-containing protein, which encodes MERSDAMSVILLWLFVMNLGIAFGAGLYEHRIVVSKWISFSRETGAHWNAEAARLDDTGRRFWAFVTTLPLTLLTLANLLAAWRASGAVRGWWLAAGLAALLDRVFTFSYFIPTMVGLMGATDSPRSVSVATQWWNLNFLRHAIVLGAWLAALRAFALFYQQRGS